ACGTGTGGGCACCTTTGATAGCTTTAACCGTTTTGGTACACGTGGTGTTTCTGCTGCGGGGGCTGAAGCTATTTATGATACTTTATTTCTGCCATCAGAAGATGAAATCGAAAGCTATTATCCGCTTATTGCCAGTAAAGTTCGCTATAACGATGATTATTCGTGGATGGAAATCGATCTGAACCCTGATGCTGTTTTCCATGACGGTCACCCTATCACCGCAGAAGATGTTGCCTTTACCTTTATGAAGTTCTCGACTGAAGGGGTGCCGCAATATCGAATCTACTATAAAGATGTTAAGTCAGTGGATGTAAAGTCCACACGAACGGTTCGTATAGAGATGGCGAAACCTAATCGCGAAATTTTGCTGTCGTTAGTACAGGGTATGGCGGTATTACCTAAGCACTACTGGGAAGGTAAAGACTTGGGTGAGCCGCTTAATGAACCTCCTTTGGGTAGCAGTATTTATAAAGTTTCTGATTACAAGGCTGGGCAAAGTGTTACCTACGCAAGAGTGAAAGATTATTGGGCGGCCGATTTACCAGTTAATATAGGCCGTAACAACTTTGATACGGTTCGTTATGACTATTACCGCGATGAGACGGTAACACTTGAAGCGTTTAAAGCGGGAGAATACGATTTTCGCCAAGAGAATGTCGCAAAGTTTTGGGCAACGCTTTATCAGGGCAAAAATTTTGATAATGGTCTAATTAAGAAAGAAGAAATCGCCCACGAAATTCCACAGTCTATGCAGGCTTTTGTTTTTAATACCGGACGTAACATCTTTTCCGATGCTCGTGTTCGTGAGGCATTGAATTATGCCCTCGATTTTTCATGGATGAACAAGACACTTTTTTATGACCAATACACACGCACTCGCAGTTATTTTCAAAATACAGAGTATGAAGCGAAAGACTTGCCCTCTGAAGTTGAGAAAACATTACTTGAACCTATCAAAGATCAGATACCCACACGTGTTTTTACCCAAGCATACCAACCACCAATGTCTGATGGTTCTGGGCGTATTCGCGCTAACTTAAGAAAAGCCCTTAGCCTATTGAAAGAAGCAGGGTGGGAGCTAAACAATAAGGTGATGACGAATGTTAAAACCGGTGCAACTCTCGATTTTGAACTTCTGATCTATAGCCCAACCACAGAGCGTATCGCGATTCCTGTACAGAAAAATTTGAAGTTGATTGGCGTGAACATGAAGATCCGCACCGTGGATACCACTCAGTATGTGAAACGCCTTCGTGACCGAGATTTTGACATGGTTTCGCATGGTTATGGGGCTAACCGTTATCCAAGCCGTAACCTGTTGATTGCATGGAACAGTCACTATATCGACAGTTCTTACAATACCGCGGGAGTTAAAGACCCTGCGGTTGATTATCTGACGCAGAAGATTGCAGAAAACCAAGACGATCCTAAATTACTGTTAGATTATGGTCGCGCTTTAGACCGTGTATTACAGTGGAATTTTTATGTGATCCCTCAATGGCACTTGAGTAAATTCCGTATAGCCACTTGGGACAAATTCGCACGTCCTGCTATTCGTCCGAAATACACCTTAGGTGAAGATACCTGGT
The nucleotide sequence above comes from Photobacterium swingsii. Encoded proteins:
- a CDS encoding extracellular solute-binding protein, which encodes MQRKLSLTVGIAMMSAQLVHAQVVETTRLIGFGEAKYPSDFTHFDYVNPQAPKGGNITYSRVGTFDSFNRFGTRGVSAAGAEAIYDTLFLPSEDEIESYYPLIASKVRYNDDYSWMEIDLNPDAVFHDGHPITAEDVAFTFMKFSTEGVPQYRIYYKDVKSVDVKSTRTVRIEMAKPNREILLSLVQGMAVLPKHYWEGKDLGEPLNEPPLGSSIYKVSDYKAGQSVTYARVKDYWAADLPVNIGRNNFDTVRYDYYRDETVTLEAFKAGEYDFRQENVAKFWATLYQGKNFDNGLIKKEEIAHEIPQSMQAFVFNTGRNIFSDARVREALNYALDFSWMNKTLFYDQYTRTRSYFQNTEYEAKDLPSEVEKTLLEPIKDQIPTRVFTQAYQPPMSDGSGRIRANLRKALSLLKEAGWELNNKVMTNVKTGATLDFELLIYSPTTERIAIPVQKNLKLIGVNMKIRTVDTTQYVKRLRDRDFDMVSHGYGANRYPSRNLLIAWNSHYIDSSYNTAGVKDPAVDYLTQKIAENQDDPKLLLDYGRALDRVLQWNFYVIPQWHLSKFRIATWDKFARPAIRPKYTLGEDTWWIDADKVKKLPKKRQ